The Pseudomonadota bacterium DNA segment TAACCAACACGGGAAACAGGCAATGCTGGTCTATCATAATCTGGAAGCAATATCAAAAAAACCGGAAAACCCCTATGTCACCATCGGCAACTTTGACGGAGTACACCTCGGTCATCAGATGCTCTTCAGCGAGGTGGTGAACAAGGCATACCGCAACCAGGGGACCAGCATCGCCATCACCTTCGATCCCCACCCTCTCCAGGTTGTGCGTCCTGAAATCGGCATCAAGCTGATCTCCACCTTTGAACAGAAAGTTGAACTGATTCAGCTTGCCGATATCGACATCCTGATTGTTCTGCCCTTTACCAGCGAACTCGCCGCAACACCGGCCGCGGAGTTCATCGACCGATTGCAGAGCACCATCGGCATCACCGAACTCATTGTCGGGTATGATTACGCTTTCGGCAAAGGTCGGCAGGGAGACATCCCTTTTCTGAAAGCCCATGGCGAAAAGGAAGGTTTTGCTGTTTCGGTGGTCGAAGCTTATTACGTGGATGAGATGCTGGCCAGCAGCACCAAGATCAGGGCTCTGGTGACCGAAGGGCGGATGCGGGATGTAAAGAAACTGCTGGGTCGCTACTACCAGATCCGGGGCGAAGTGAAAGTCGGCAAACAGCGCGGCGGCAGCCTGATCGGCTTTCCCACCGCAAACTTGCAGATCGCCCCCGAAGACCTCTGCCCGAGGCACGGCGTCTATGTAACCCAGGTCATCTACGGCGGAAAATGCTACGGCGGGGTACTGAACATCGGTCGCAATCCGACCTTTGCCGACCATGACCATAACCCGGCCGTTTCCGCCGAAACCCACATCTTTGATTTCAATCAGGATATCTACGGCCAGCCGATCAAGGTCAACCTGCTGAGATTCCTGAGAGATGAAAAGAAATTCTCCGGCCCGGCAGAGCTGTCGAGACAGATCGCCACCGATATCGAAGAGGCGAAGCGGGTTCTCGACGATGCCCGGAAAGAAGTCCTTTTGTCCTGCGAGGACCGATTCAACTACTAATTCTTTATCCGTGCACCCCTCCTCAGGGAAAAACCCTGTTCACCACTGAAAGCGGTTGACAGCAGGGCTGGGTTCCCCCTGAAAGCCCCGGAAATATTTCCCACCGTATTTTTGCAGTATTTTAACTTGCTTTCAAGTCCCTGTTTTACATATCATTATTGAATCCATTGTTAAAAATATCAAATAGGGCGGAATCATGAAAAGAGACAGCTTCATCCTGGCAGCAGGCATCGGACTTGCTATTTATTCGATCTTGATGGGCGGTGAATGCCTCGCCGCCGAAAAGAAGCGGATTATCATTATCGACAGCTATCATCAGGAATACCTCTGGTCACAACAATGCAACGAAGGATTGTCGGCCTCTTTGCTCAAATTCGGCTATCTGGATGACAAAAAGCAGGAGAAACAGCTGAACAAGGATGATTTCGCGGAATCGTCCGGGGCGATCATCAAAAGACTGTGGATGGATACCAAGCGCAAGAAAGAGAAAATGGATATTGCTGAAGTTACCGCGAAATTTACCACCATCACCAAAGAATTCAGACCGGACCTCATTTTTCTGGGTGATGACAATGCCGCCAACTATATCGGCAACCAGTTTCTCGACTCCAGAATTCCCATTGTTTTCTGGGGAGTGAACAATACCCCGGTAAAATACGGGCTGGTTGACAGCTATGAAAAACCGGGGCACAACGTGACGGGTGTCTACCAGACGACCTACTACAAGGAGAGTCTTGAACTGTTGAAGACGATTGTCCCCACCGCCAGGACTTTCGCCATCCTCTCCGATGACACCACCACCGGCCGGATCCACAACAAGGCCATCCAGTTTCTGGACCGGAAAGGGGAGCTTCCCCTCCAGCTTGTCGATACCGTTGCGACCAACAATTATGAGGTATGGAAAAAAAACACCACCGAACTGCAGGAAAAGGTTGATGCTTTCTTTATCGCTTCATCAAATCTGAAGAATGACGACGGCAGTTTTGTCACAAATGAGGATGTCGCCGCCTGGTATACCGCAAACATCAATCGCCCGGCCGCTTCAGGCTTCAGATACCGGGTGGAACACGGCTGGCTCTGCGCAGTTGATGATTCCGGCTATAATCAGGGATATGAGGCAGGGCTTATGGGTCATGAGATTCTTGCGCACCATGTCGATCCTTCCACTTTCCCGCCCCGGGTTCCGCCACGCGGTCCGCAGATGGTCAATAAAACAAGGGCGAAAAAGCTCGGTATCCCCCTGACAGACAAGATGGGTATAGAGGAATACATTGAAGGTCCTGATCCGGTCAAAACAAGTCAATGAATAAGGGGATCTGAATGAAAACCATCGGAAAATTCTTCATATATTTTTTATTCATAACCTTCTCCCTCATTTCAGGAGCTTCAGCCGCTTCAGAGAACAGCGCCGGGCTGAAAAAAATCCTTGTTGTTGACAGCTACCATCCCCAATATTTCTGGTCACAGGAAACCAATAAGGGCTTCTGCGCCGCCATGCTTGAGTTCGGTTATTTTGATAACGCGGACCAGGTCGCAGATTTTATCCAGGGAGATTCCGTAACCACCTCAAAGGCTCTCTTCAAAAAAGTGTGGATGGATTCAAAGAGAAAAAACAGCCCGGCCGACATCAACGAAATATCTCTCCGGATCTATAAAACGGCCAATGATTTTGCACCCGATTTGATATTTCTGGGTGATGACAATGCCGCCAACTATATCGGCAACCAGTTTCTGGATTCGGAAATCCCGATCGTCTTCTGGGGGGTCAACAATTCGCCGCTGAAATACAGATTGCTAGATAGCATTGCCAAACCGGGCCACAATGTGACCGGTGTTTATCAATCGGGTTATTATCTGGAAAGCATGCAATTATTGAAAGCAATTGTCCCGGGGATCAGGAAATTTGCCATCCTGTCGGTTCACAATCCTACCGGCCGGTCACACCATAAAGCGGTTGAGGTTCTGGCCCGCAAAGGCATCATCCCGGAAGAACTGGTGGAAACCGTTTCCACCACTGATTTTGAGGTATGGAAAAACAGGGTCCTCGAACTGCAGGCGAAGGTTGATGCCTTTTTTATTACCCACCTGACCGGATTCAGGGACAAAAACGGCAATTATGTGCCGCTTGAGGATGTACTTCACTGGTACGTCTCCAATATCCAAATCCCCGAGACATCCATCCTCGAAGAATATATCAAGGGCGGTATGCTCTGCGGCGCCGTCGACTCCGGTTTCAACCAGGGATACAGAGCTGCGGCAATCGGTAATGATATTCTGGCCAACGGCGCCAAACCGGCAACCTATTCTCCGGTTACCCCCACCCGCGGTCCTTTGACCGTCAACCTGATGAGAGCGGAAACCCTCGGCATCACTCTTTCCGAAAGCATGGGTATTGAAGAATATATTCAGAAAACCGACACCCGAAAGGATCGATGATGTCGGATAAGGCCATCCAGGGGTTGTCCATCTTCTATCGTTTTCTGCTTGCCTTTCTGGCAATCGTAATCTCCGTCAGCGTATCGCTGATTGTGGTCTTTTACGGATACAGCAAAAACACTATTACCGAGCAGACCAGGGAGAACATCAATCAGGATTTTGCCAACCTGACCCACCAGTTTCAGGAGGTCATCAAAGATGAAATAACCAGGGACCTGAAGATCCTGAGCACCAACCCGATCCTCGACTCATATTTCATGGCGACCCAGCTGGAGAAAGAGATTGAAGCCCGAGCGGTTGAAAGATTATTTCTCCAGTCAATTGAATATTCGAATAACCACCGGAGCATCACCTTTGTCGAATACTCCGGGACGGAAGTGATCAAGGTCAACCGCAAGGGCAGGATTCGGGAATATGGCAATATAAGTCGCACAAAAATTTTCACCGAACTGGAAGCAG contains these protein-coding regions:
- a CDS encoding bifunctional riboflavin kinase/FAD synthetase yields the protein MLVYHNLEAISKKPENPYVTIGNFDGVHLGHQMLFSEVVNKAYRNQGTSIAITFDPHPLQVVRPEIGIKLISTFEQKVELIQLADIDILIVLPFTSELAATPAAEFIDRLQSTIGITELIVGYDYAFGKGRQGDIPFLKAHGEKEGFAVSVVEAYYVDEMLASSTKIRALVTEGRMRDVKKLLGRYYQIRGEVKVGKQRGGSLIGFPTANLQIAPEDLCPRHGVYVTQVIYGGKCYGGVLNIGRNPTFADHDHNPAVSAETHIFDFNQDIYGQPIKVNLLRFLRDEKKFSGPAELSRQIATDIEEAKRVLDDARKEVLLSCEDRFNY